The following coding sequences lie in one Actinomyces capricornis genomic window:
- a CDS encoding rhodanese-like domain-containing protein, giving the protein MPTDPASPVHSAPSVRRPARCPRLGAVVVIGAALALAVAGCSRASTGASSPSGAPSAGASAPSTQAVTTIDVRAPEEYAEGHLEGAVNIDITAEDFTSRIQELDPSASYQVYCRSGNRSAQAVAAMREAGFTRVTDLGSLQEAASTTGLATVTE; this is encoded by the coding sequence ATGCCGACCGACCCAGCCTCCCCCGTGCACTCGGCCCCCTCGGTGCGCCGTCCCGCCCGCTGCCCGCGGCTGGGCGCCGTCGTCGTGATCGGCGCGGCCCTGGCCCTGGCGGTGGCGGGCTGCTCGAGGGCATCCACCGGCGCCTCCTCGCCGTCGGGCGCCCCCAGCGCCGGGGCCAGCGCCCCCTCCACCCAGGCGGTGACCACCATCGATGTGCGCGCCCCCGAGGAGTACGCCGAGGGCCACCTGGAGGGCGCGGTGAACATCGACATCACCGCCGAGGACTTCACCTCCCGGATCCAGGAGCTCGACCCCAGCGCCTCCTACCAGGTCTACTGCCGCTCGGGGAACCGCTCCGCCCAGGCCGTCGCCGCGATGCGCGAGGCCGGCTTCACCCGGGTCACCGATCTGGGCAGCCTCCAGGAGGCGGCCAGCACCACCGGACTGGCCACCGTCACCGAGTGA
- a CDS encoding RNA polymerase sigma factor: MASSTMTRERAELSDVDDTVEDEDFDLDEEDDDKEDEDFDEDSQDEQDEEDLEDSDDDSDDRDDEQEASGAQDEGPAPELRDYYLDVSLEEDGDGTKRRPFNTVASLKGVRLAPGATLFIRSRTVVEDLEISGHGTIEEPITLAPYGHGPVPRFIVAGSEPMVARDYLAQNGYIFRGWVIKGIKMQPSIAALTGELERMRREEAERAAAKKAGKRAKSGDKDGSFTVSDTDEGDEPAQRVVTAGATADPVKDYLKQIGKVALLNAEQEVELAKRIEAGLYAEHLLAEEGNDLPAKLRRELHWVAQDGQRAKNHLLEANLRLVVSLAKRYTGRGMLFLDLIQEGNLGLIRAVEKFDYTKGFKFSTYATWWIRQAITRAMADQARTIRIPVHMVEVINKLARVQRQMLQDLGREPTPEELAVELDMTPEKVVEVQKYGREPISLHTPLGEDGDSEFGDLIEDSEAVVPADAVSFTLLQEQLHAVLDTLSEREAGVVSMRFGLTDGQPKTLDEIGKVYGVTRERIRQIESKTMSKLRHPSRSQVLRDYLD, from the coding sequence GTGGCTTCTTCCACAATGACACGCGAGCGCGCCGAGCTCTCCGACGTCGATGACACCGTCGAGGACGAGGACTTCGACCTCGACGAGGAGGATGACGACAAGGAGGACGAGGACTTCGACGAGGACTCGCAGGACGAGCAGGACGAGGAGGACCTCGAGGACTCCGACGACGACTCCGACGACCGGGATGACGAGCAGGAGGCCTCGGGCGCCCAGGACGAGGGCCCTGCCCCCGAGCTGCGAGACTACTACCTGGACGTGAGCCTGGAGGAGGACGGCGACGGCACCAAGCGCCGCCCCTTCAACACGGTGGCCTCCCTCAAGGGGGTGCGCCTGGCCCCGGGCGCCACCCTGTTCATCCGCTCGCGCACCGTCGTGGAGGACCTGGAGATCTCCGGGCACGGGACCATCGAGGAGCCCATCACCCTGGCCCCCTACGGGCACGGGCCCGTGCCCCGCTTCATCGTGGCCGGCTCCGAGCCCATGGTCGCGCGCGACTACCTGGCCCAGAACGGCTACATCTTCCGCGGCTGGGTCATCAAGGGCATCAAGATGCAGCCCTCCATCGCCGCCCTGACCGGTGAGCTGGAGAGGATGCGCCGCGAGGAGGCCGAGAGGGCGGCCGCCAAGAAGGCGGGCAAGCGCGCGAAGTCGGGGGACAAGGACGGCTCCTTCACCGTCTCGGACACCGATGAGGGCGACGAGCCGGCCCAGCGCGTGGTCACCGCCGGTGCCACCGCCGACCCGGTCAAGGACTACCTCAAGCAGATCGGCAAGGTGGCGCTGCTCAACGCCGAGCAGGAGGTGGAGCTGGCCAAGCGCATCGAGGCCGGGCTCTACGCCGAGCACCTCCTGGCCGAGGAGGGCAACGACCTGCCAGCCAAGCTGCGCCGCGAGCTGCACTGGGTGGCCCAGGACGGCCAGCGGGCCAAGAACCACCTGCTGGAGGCCAACCTGCGCCTGGTGGTCTCCCTGGCCAAGCGCTACACCGGCCGGGGCATGCTCTTCCTGGACCTCATCCAGGAGGGCAACCTGGGCCTCATCCGCGCGGTGGAGAAGTTCGACTACACCAAGGGCTTCAAGTTCTCCACCTACGCCACCTGGTGGATCCGCCAGGCCATCACCCGGGCCATGGCCGACCAGGCCCGCACCATCCGCATCCCGGTGCACATGGTGGAGGTCATCAACAAGCTCGCCCGCGTCCAGCGCCAGATGCTCCAGGACCTGGGCCGCGAGCCCACTCCCGAGGAGCTGGCCGTCGAGCTGGACATGACCCCGGAGAAGGTCGTCGAGGTCCAGAAGTACGGGCGCGAGCCGATCTCCCTGCACACCCCCCTGGGCGAGGACGGGGACAGCGAGTTCGGCGACCTCATCGAGGACTCCGAGGCTGTGGTGCCCGCCGACGCGGTGAGCTTCACCCTCCTGCAGGAGCAGCTGCACGCCGTGCTCGACACGCTCTCGGAGCGGGAGGCCGGCGTGGTCTCCATGCGCTTCGGCCTGACCGACGGCCAGCCCAAGACCCTGGATGAGATCGGCAAGGTCTACGGGGTCACCCGTGAGCGCATCCGGCAGATAGAGTCCAAGACCATGTCCAAGCTGCGCCACCCCTCGCGCAGCCAGGTCCTGCGCGACTACCTGGACTGA
- a CDS encoding DUF7455 domain-containing protein, producing the protein MPGMSTTSTSQARQGAETAVEQTDAPAADQAQQRPLTTADRCDVCQAQAYVRAVMLTGELFFCAHHARQHGERLREVALLFQDESSRLTSGE; encoded by the coding sequence ATGCCGGGCATGAGCACCACCAGCACCTCCCAGGCTCGCCAGGGCGCTGAGACCGCCGTCGAGCAGACCGACGCCCCCGCAGCCGACCAGGCCCAGCAGCGCCCCCTGACCACGGCGGACCGCTGCGATGTGTGCCAGGCCCAGGCCTATGTGCGGGCGGTCATGCTCACCGGGGAGCTCTTCTTCTGCGCCCACCACGCCCGCCAGCACGGCGAGAGGCTGCGTGAGGTCGCCCTGCTCTTCCAGGACGAGTCCTCCCGGCTGACCAGCGGCGAGTAG
- a CDS encoding polyprenyl synthetase family protein, producing the protein MSDVSDMNSAQGSGLADALAALRTAVESRLIEVIEAHRRDWQDLGRAGAHMLDAAALALRGGKRMRAVLGGVGMSLPQGSPDPAARLAGPHSAHLGAALEFYQASALVHDDVMDGALTRRGLPAAHRAFASKHAEGGWRGRAEDFGVSGAILLGDLLLSLACQEMSALSAPQGPARQGSGREGFPHAGAALRARAAFDAMTAEVALGQFLDVRSEVTPLPLDQDPGRASARMHHDALAVIRHKSARYSVQHPLLIGALLAGMEPASRAAELLGAFGEEIGIAFQLRDDELGAFGDPRRTGKPAGDDLREGKRTVLLALTWGRTDDAGRALLGEVLANREAGQDQIGAVARMIEDCGARAAHEEAIATHRRAGERALEELRALAGGRGVEPAALEELAHLALRLTEREA; encoded by the coding sequence ATGAGCGATGTCAGCGACATGAACAGTGCTCAGGGCTCGGGCCTCGCCGACGCACTGGCGGCCCTGCGCACCGCCGTGGAGTCCCGCCTCATCGAGGTCATCGAGGCCCACCGCCGGGACTGGCAGGACCTGGGCCGGGCCGGAGCGCACATGCTCGATGCCGCGGCCCTGGCTCTGCGTGGCGGCAAGCGCATGCGGGCGGTGCTGGGCGGGGTGGGCATGAGCCTGCCCCAGGGCTCCCCCGATCCGGCCGCACGCTTGGCCGGCCCCCACTCCGCCCACCTGGGGGCGGCCCTGGAGTTCTACCAGGCCAGTGCCCTGGTGCACGACGACGTCATGGACGGGGCCCTGACGCGGCGCGGGCTCCCGGCGGCGCACCGGGCCTTCGCCTCTAAGCACGCCGAGGGCGGCTGGCGCGGCCGGGCCGAGGACTTCGGGGTCAGCGGCGCCATCCTGCTGGGGGATCTGCTGCTGTCCCTGGCCTGCCAGGAGATGAGCGCCCTCAGCGCCCCGCAGGGGCCGGCGCGGCAGGGCTCAGGGCGGGAGGGCTTCCCGCACGCCGGCGCGGCGCTGCGGGCGCGGGCGGCCTTCGACGCCATGACCGCCGAGGTCGCCCTGGGCCAGTTCCTCGACGTGCGCAGCGAGGTCACCCCCTTGCCCCTGGACCAGGACCCCGGGCGGGCCTCGGCCCGGATGCACCACGACGCCCTGGCCGTCATCCGCCACAAGTCCGCCCGCTACTCCGTCCAGCACCCCCTGCTCATCGGGGCGCTGCTGGCCGGGATGGAACCGGCCAGCCGGGCCGCCGAGCTGCTGGGGGCCTTCGGCGAGGAGATCGGCATCGCCTTCCAGCTGCGCGACGACGAGCTGGGCGCCTTCGGGGACCCCCGGCGCACCGGCAAGCCCGCGGGGGACGACCTGCGCGAGGGAAAGCGCACCGTCCTGCTGGCCCTGACCTGGGGGCGCACCGACGACGCCGGGCGCGCCCTGCTGGGCGAAGTCCTGGCCAACCGGGAGGCCGGCCAGGACCAGATCGGGGCCGTGGCGCGGATGATCGAGGACTGCGGCGCCAGGGCCGCCCATGAGGAGGCCATCGCCACCCACCGGCGCGCCGGGGAGCGGGCGCTGGAGGAGCTGCGGGCGCTGGCCGGCGGGCGGGGGGTGGAGCCCGCGGCCCTGGAGGAGCTGGCCCACCTGGCGCTCAGGCTCACCGAGCGCGAGGCCTGA